In the genome of Rhodoplanes sp. Z2-YC6860, one region contains:
- a CDS encoding HsdM family class I SAM-dependent methyltransferase has protein sequence MTVTAQWLIDVGTAQADLPDGLIPVATFSPDGRPPEEVAVMEKAKAFGATAVFFEASRNHRPSTAQAFVFVSNGPADDETFGELHRRLWSWGGVPLAYRKTPGLVQLFRCAHNPDFVSKSGATVCKPYKTLQVAAAVSSDPWWDAARLRNGTLWDDPAVCKEMLSASKAAHKRLIEQVKELHDDLNEEQILKRHLRRKLLILCLLIAYLEERDVFPDGYFAHYVPKAKKFFEVLANGKALVKLLSNLEERFNGNVFTLRDEDADTLKGNAQLARFARLVEGREDKYGQLTLWQLYSFKDLPVELISHIYQLFVTDKDSSVYTPPFVVRLMLDEALSWNRLDRLAETEEVILDPSCGSGIFLVEAYKRLVLHWRSRNNWKRPNVTVLKGLLKRVHGVDLEEGAVELAAFSLCLALCDALEPEAIRASIKLFPALAGKTLHHSCFFEAKEKQLIDSPVGVVVGNPPFKSSLTTPGAESSYAAYEKKFGSLPDKQLAYLFLHEAMQMVAPGGVLSMLQQYNFLYNQNSLGFRQNFLKTWDVREVLDFISVRGLFQKGGADTKVIVVLAGAEAPPKDRKILHATFRRSGRADAEQGFDIDYYDLHWLPRELALSNDSIWRANLLGGGRVLTLVDRFKGMRSLAAYAESLGWDYGEGFIEGQKKVSRPAAHIVGKPLLPSEALTVDGIDTSEITVAAKKPIEGPRSEARFTPPMLLVREQMDLPHIVWEKSYLTYKNKIVGFAAPKEQLDKLKKVDQWLSREAAALRAFAAAVSVRLFTQKATTLSGADILALPYPEEGTLDLSENENIVIRDIVDYQRDLVRLGEDSAAMLLNGLKSVPSFAETFAAQINAIYKSPALKPLPPRSWPGVLCAPFVFGNGEVDWTDDEQLRGRLDALLQNKHGTDLHVTRIARIYDGNFIFLLKPDRLRYWLPSIALRDADETLSDLRAQGF, from the coding sequence ATGACCGTGACCGCTCAATGGCTGATCGATGTGGGGACGGCGCAAGCCGATCTCCCCGATGGGCTTATCCCCGTGGCGACGTTCAGCCCGGACGGCCGACCGCCGGAAGAGGTCGCGGTGATGGAGAAGGCAAAGGCCTTCGGCGCGACAGCGGTATTCTTCGAAGCAAGCCGGAATCACCGGCCATCGACCGCGCAGGCCTTCGTATTCGTCTCCAACGGCCCCGCCGATGACGAGACGTTTGGCGAGCTTCACCGGCGTCTGTGGAGTTGGGGCGGTGTTCCGCTGGCGTACAGAAAGACGCCGGGCTTGGTGCAACTCTTTCGGTGCGCGCATAACCCCGATTTCGTTTCGAAGAGCGGCGCGACCGTTTGCAAACCCTACAAGACACTGCAGGTCGCCGCGGCTGTAAGTTCAGACCCTTGGTGGGACGCGGCGAGGCTTCGCAATGGCACCTTGTGGGATGACCCCGCGGTCTGCAAGGAGATGCTCTCCGCGAGCAAGGCCGCACACAAGCGCCTTATCGAGCAAGTCAAAGAGCTTCATGACGACTTGAACGAAGAGCAGATTCTGAAACGACACCTTCGTCGCAAACTCCTGATCCTTTGTTTGCTCATCGCGTACCTTGAAGAGCGAGACGTATTTCCTGACGGCTACTTCGCTCACTACGTTCCGAAGGCAAAGAAATTCTTCGAGGTACTTGCCAACGGCAAGGCGCTCGTGAAGTTGTTGTCGAACCTTGAAGAGCGCTTCAACGGAAACGTATTCACGCTAAGAGACGAAGACGCCGATACGCTTAAGGGAAATGCTCAGCTGGCGCGTTTTGCGCGCCTTGTTGAAGGCCGCGAAGATAAGTACGGACAACTGACCCTTTGGCAGTTGTACTCCTTCAAGGACCTGCCAGTCGAACTCATCAGCCATATTTATCAGCTGTTCGTCACCGACAAGGATTCATCCGTTTACACACCGCCGTTCGTGGTGCGCCTGATGTTGGACGAGGCCCTGAGTTGGAATCGTCTCGATCGCCTTGCGGAAACGGAAGAGGTCATTCTCGATCCGAGTTGCGGCTCGGGGATTTTTCTGGTCGAGGCCTACAAACGCCTTGTCCTTCACTGGCGCAGCCGCAACAACTGGAAGCGGCCCAATGTCACTGTGCTTAAGGGGCTTCTTAAGCGCGTGCATGGCGTTGATCTTGAAGAAGGCGCGGTAGAGCTCGCAGCCTTCAGCTTGTGCCTTGCGCTTTGCGATGCTCTTGAGCCCGAGGCTATCCGCGCGAGCATCAAGCTGTTTCCAGCGCTCGCCGGCAAAACGCTCCATCACTCCTGTTTCTTTGAAGCGAAGGAGAAGCAGCTTATCGACTCCCCGGTGGGGGTCGTCGTCGGTAATCCCCCTTTTAAGTCGAGCCTCACCACGCCCGGAGCCGAGAGCAGCTACGCAGCGTATGAGAAAAAGTTCGGTTCGCTGCCTGACAAACAACTGGCTTATCTCTTCTTGCATGAAGCAATGCAGATGGTCGCACCGGGCGGCGTGCTCAGCATGCTCCAGCAATATAATTTCCTCTACAATCAGAACTCTCTCGGCTTCCGCCAGAATTTCCTCAAGACGTGGGATGTCCGCGAAGTTCTGGACTTCATTTCTGTGCGCGGGCTCTTCCAAAAGGGCGGCGCCGATACGAAAGTCATCGTTGTATTGGCAGGCGCGGAAGCTCCGCCAAAGGACCGCAAGATTCTCCATGCGACCTTTCGCAGGAGCGGCCGTGCCGATGCAGAGCAAGGCTTCGATATTGATTACTACGACCTGCATTGGTTGCCGCGAGAGCTGGCACTCTCCAATGACAGTATATGGCGGGCCAATTTGCTCGGCGGCGGCAGAGTTTTGACCCTCGTTGACCGCTTCAAGGGGATGCGGTCTCTCGCTGCTTACGCAGAGAGCTTGGGATGGGACTACGGCGAAGGTTTTATCGAAGGACAAAAGAAAGTCTCACGCCCGGCGGCCCATATCGTTGGAAAGCCGCTGTTGCCTTCTGAAGCGCTGACCGTCGACGGCATAGATACTTCCGAAATTACCGTCGCAGCGAAGAAGCCGATTGAAGGTCCGAGGTCTGAGGCGCGCTTTACGCCCCCGATGTTGCTGGTTCGGGAACAGATGGATCTTCCGCACATCGTCTGGGAAAAGAGTTATCTCACTTACAAGAATAAGATCGTCGGATTCGCCGCCCCGAAAGAGCAACTGGACAAGCTTAAGAAAGTGGACCAGTGGCTGTCGCGTGAAGCCGCGGCGCTGCGCGCGTTTGCCGCCGCTGTGAGCGTCCGCTTGTTCACTCAGAAAGCTACGACGCTTTCCGGCGCGGATATCCTCGCTTTGCCGTATCCAGAGGAAGGTACGCTCGATTTAAGCGAGAACGAAAACATCGTCATTAGAGACATTGTGGACTACCAGCGCGATCTCGTTCGCTTAGGTGAAGACTCGGCCGCGATGCTCCTAAACGGCCTGAAGAGCGTGCCTTCGTTCGCGGAGACATTCGCGGCCCAGATCAATGCGATCTACAAGTCACCGGCTCTTAAACCTCTCCCGCCACGCTCGTGGCCAGGCGTCCTGTGCGCTCCATTTGTATTTGGAAATGGCGAAGTGGACTGGACTGATGATGAACAACTAAGGGGACGCCTTGACGCCCTGCTGCAGAACAAGCACGGCACAGATTTGCACGTGACGCGCATCGCGCGGATTTACGACGGCAACTTTATTTTTTTGTTGAAGCCCGACCGGCTACGCTATTGGCTGCCTTCGATTGCTCTGCGCGACGCAGACGAAACGCTTTCCGACCTTCGAGCGCAGGGATTTTAA
- a CDS encoding class I SAM-dependent DNA methyltransferase: protein MTDLDPVNSFIKTWRDTGGSELANTQSFINGLTALLGVAAPAGSRSDDTLNDYVFERRVFQDNGDGTESFGRIDCYKRGHFVLEAKQGSDSDRIAAEKNEADLDLFGQTASQRVKRGTARRGTPGWTKAMLQAKGQAERYAKALPVDHGWPPFLLVVDVGYCIEVYADFTGTGKAYAQFPDRASFRIMLEDIRLGPIQERLRAIWENPKQLDPSTQSARATREIATLLATVARRLEARDHSPENVSGFLMRLLFTIFAEDTSLIPKGSFSGLLVSQRGHPETLHHQLSALWEAMDKGTFSPALGTMMRRFNGYLFKDQHAIPIDEEELEVLIKAAKADWTLVEPAIFGTLLERALHPKERAKLGAHYTPRAYVERLVMPTIIEPLRADWLGVRAAAVKLLEMGDRDKARAEVEAFHAKLAQIKVLDPACGTGNFLYVAMSRMKELEAEVVDLLSDLGDYQYVAEISGHTITPENFLGIEVNPRAAAIAQLVLWIGYLQWHFRVAGRDTMPAEPILRDIRTVEIRDALVEWERTEQEVDAGGNPVTRWDGETTKLHPVTGNFVPDETARVNVLRYVKPKVTKWPTADFIIGNPPFIGNKRMRERLGDGYTEAVRAAFKGLPETIDFVMYWWWKAASSMTADKALVRRFGFITTNSITQAFNRGIVEASAPVRIVYAIPDHPWIDSQDGAAVRIAMTVGARSPDVAMLDTVTSETEIPDGSGEVAVTFHRTTGHLTSSLRLGPDIHAAVPLKSNRGLACPGVQLSGQGFVISPGIAEAFSAETRQKLVKRYLTGWEINNRPKGRLVIDAFGLGEDELRTQYPDAYQHLLTHVFPERSQNPRPAYAKNWWLHSEPRAKFRRAFQSIPRYCATSRTSKHRFFVFCDNETIPETKVLIIALNDAFHLGVLNSRFHVHFSEAAGAHLGVGNDPTYNHTECFDPFPFPGDPPAVLVEKIRSVMTALDRARKDAISRHSDLTLTDVYNVIAALQEGRTLTKQERDIHDRGLVSSIASLQSELDELVANSYGWPATITNEDALARLLELNQARAAEEARGAVRWLRPDIQAPVKVAPVSQTFDLGEIAVEPPSGATAPWPKTLPEQVTAISRVLMSSPKPLTAREVARLFDGKRATSIEPVLNALAAVGQARRLADGRFAS from the coding sequence ATGACCGACTTGGATCCCGTCAATTCTTTCATAAAGACCTGGCGTGACACGGGGGGATCTGAACTTGCCAACACGCAAAGTTTTATTAACGGCCTGACTGCCCTGTTAGGGGTGGCTGCTCCCGCCGGTTCGCGCAGCGACGACACCCTCAACGACTACGTGTTCGAACGCCGCGTGTTTCAGGATAACGGTGACGGTACGGAAAGTTTTGGCCGGATCGACTGTTACAAGAGAGGACACTTCGTTCTCGAAGCTAAGCAAGGCAGCGATTCCGACCGCATTGCTGCCGAAAAAAATGAAGCAGATCTCGATCTATTCGGCCAAACGGCCAGCCAGCGGGTGAAGCGTGGCACCGCCCGGCGCGGCACGCCAGGTTGGACGAAGGCGATGCTGCAAGCAAAGGGACAAGCCGAAAGATACGCAAAGGCTCTTCCGGTCGACCACGGCTGGCCGCCATTCCTCCTTGTCGTAGATGTCGGCTACTGCATCGAGGTGTATGCCGACTTCACCGGGACGGGGAAGGCGTACGCACAGTTTCCAGACCGCGCCAGCTTCCGCATTATGCTGGAGGACATCCGGCTTGGTCCGATTCAGGAACGGCTTCGAGCGATCTGGGAAAACCCGAAGCAGCTCGACCCATCGACCCAATCTGCACGGGCCACCCGGGAGATCGCTACGCTCCTTGCAACCGTGGCAAGACGTTTGGAAGCACGTGATCATTCGCCGGAAAATGTGTCCGGGTTTTTAATGAGGCTGCTTTTTACGATTTTCGCTGAGGACACGTCGCTGATACCGAAAGGAAGTTTCTCGGGACTGCTCGTGTCGCAACGCGGGCACCCGGAAACCCTTCATCACCAACTATCGGCTCTCTGGGAGGCGATGGATAAAGGCACTTTTTCCCCTGCCCTCGGAACGATGATGCGGCGGTTCAATGGCTACCTCTTCAAGGACCAGCACGCCATCCCCATCGATGAGGAAGAGCTCGAGGTTCTGATAAAGGCGGCAAAGGCCGACTGGACGCTTGTGGAGCCCGCGATCTTCGGCACGCTACTTGAGCGCGCATTACATCCTAAGGAGCGGGCGAAGCTCGGAGCGCATTACACTCCGCGAGCCTATGTAGAACGGCTGGTGATGCCAACCATCATCGAGCCATTGCGAGCCGATTGGCTCGGTGTCCGAGCGGCAGCCGTGAAGCTGCTTGAGATGGGCGACCGCGATAAGGCGCGGGCCGAAGTCGAGGCATTTCACGCAAAGCTTGCCCAAATCAAGGTTCTCGATCCTGCGTGCGGCACAGGCAACTTCTTGTACGTGGCCATGTCTCGTATGAAAGAGCTGGAAGCCGAGGTCGTCGATCTGCTGAGTGATCTTGGCGACTATCAATACGTGGCAGAGATTAGCGGCCATACGATCACACCTGAGAATTTCTTGGGAATTGAAGTCAATCCGCGAGCAGCTGCAATCGCACAGCTGGTTCTCTGGATCGGTTACTTGCAGTGGCACTTCCGTGTCGCTGGCCGGGACACGATGCCGGCCGAACCCATTCTTCGCGACATTCGCACGGTCGAAATCCGAGATGCGCTGGTTGAATGGGAGCGCACTGAACAAGAAGTGGACGCCGGCGGAAATCCGGTCACGCGCTGGGACGGAGAAACGACGAAGCTTCATCCGGTGACCGGCAACTTCGTGCCGGATGAGACCGCGCGCGTGAATGTTCTGCGCTATGTGAAGCCAAAGGTCACTAAATGGCCGACGGCAGATTTTATCATTGGCAATCCGCCGTTCATTGGTAACAAGCGGATGCGAGAGAGGCTGGGCGATGGTTACACTGAAGCTGTACGGGCGGCATTCAAAGGACTGCCCGAGACGATAGATTTTGTTATGTACTGGTGGTGGAAAGCCGCGTCATCAATGACGGCTGACAAGGCGCTGGTCCGCCGCTTCGGCTTCATCACCACCAATTCGATTACGCAGGCTTTCAACCGAGGAATCGTCGAAGCATCTGCGCCTGTGCGAATTGTTTACGCAATCCCGGACCATCCGTGGATCGACAGTCAAGATGGCGCTGCAGTCCGCATCGCTATGACGGTTGGCGCTCGTAGCCCCGACGTAGCGATGCTCGACACCGTAACGAGCGAGACAGAAATTCCCGACGGGTCGGGCGAAGTTGCTGTTACATTTCATCGCACGACCGGCCACCTCACGTCGAGCTTGCGGCTGGGGCCGGACATCCACGCCGCCGTTCCGCTCAAATCAAACAGGGGCTTGGCCTGCCCCGGCGTCCAGCTTTCAGGTCAAGGGTTCGTCATCTCTCCCGGAATTGCGGAAGCGTTTTCGGCCGAAACGCGGCAGAAGCTTGTGAAGCGATACCTGACCGGATGGGAAATCAACAATCGGCCGAAAGGCAGGCTCGTCATCGACGCGTTTGGGCTCGGGGAAGATGAGCTGCGAACACAGTACCCGGACGCGTACCAACATCTCCTTACGCACGTGTTCCCGGAGCGGTCTCAAAATCCAAGACCGGCCTACGCCAAAAACTGGTGGCTGCATTCGGAGCCGCGCGCGAAATTCAGGAGGGCGTTTCAGTCCATTCCGCGTTATTGCGCGACCTCACGCACGTCAAAGCATCGCTTTTTCGTTTTTTGTGACAACGAGACGATTCCCGAGACCAAGGTTCTTATCATTGCGCTCAACGACGCATTCCATTTGGGCGTTCTTAATAGTCGCTTCCATGTTCATTTTTCTGAAGCGGCGGGCGCCCACTTGGGCGTCGGAAACGATCCAACATACAATCACACCGAATGTTTCGATCCATTCCCGTTCCCCGGCGATCCGCCTGCCGTGCTCGTTGAAAAAATCCGCTCGGTGATGACTGCTCTCGATCGAGCACGGAAAGATGCCATATCCCGCCATTCCGATTTGACGCTTACTGATGTTTACAACGTCATCGCGGCGCTGCAGGAGGGCCGAACACTCACGAAGCAAGAACGGGATATCCATGATCGCGGACTCGTAAGCTCGATTGCTTCCCTTCAATCCGAACTCGATGAACTTGTCGCGAACTCGTATGGCTGGCCTGCGACCATAACGAACGAGGACGCGCTCGCCCGATTACTGGAACTCAATCAGGCCCGCGCTGCCGAGGAAGCAAGGGGCGCGGTGCGGTGGCTTCGCCCGGATATTCAGGCGCCGGTTAAGGTCGCTCCGGTTTCGCAGACATTTGATCTCGGAGAGATTGCTGTTGAACCGCCGAGCGGAGCTACGGCGCCTTGGCCGAAAACGCTGCCTGAGCAGGTCACGGCAATTTCCCGCGTGCTCATGAGCTCTCCCAAGCCTCTTACCGCCCGGGAAGTCGCGCGCTTGTTCGATGGCAAGCGCGCCACTTCGATCGAACCGGTGTTGAACGCTCTCGCGGCGGTTGGGCAAGCCCGGCGGCTAGCAGACGGACGCTTCGCCTCCTAG
- a CDS encoding recombinase family protein yields the protein MAKDTLAIKRKLRCAVYTRKSSEEGLDQEFNSLHAQRESCEAYVASQRADGWLLLDDHYDDGGFSGGTLERPALKRLIADIEARRVDIVVVYKIDRLSRSLMDFAKLVEVFDGNSVTFVSVTQAFNTTTSMGRLTLNILLSFAQFEREVIGERIRDKFAASRKKGMWMGGYVPMGYTVKDRKLVINKPEAALVLSIFERFAKMGSGTKLVRALALENARNRYGKLIDKGALYKLLNNRTYVGEAVHKGTAYPGEHQPIIDRALWDKVHSVLKESPRKRASATRIQSPALLKGLIFGSNGAPMTPTHTRKRGRLYRYYIATSALRSGIADNNPVRRIPAIDIENAVVEQIKLMVRSPEIIAATWRAVRKQADGLTERQVRDHLNRFLEVWNELFPIEQARIVQLLVDRVEVSTTGADITLRTEGLASLVRDIGPPSAPTDQAA from the coding sequence ATGGCGAAGGACACGCTGGCGATCAAACGGAAACTCCGGTGCGCGGTCTACACTCGCAAATCTTCCGAAGAGGGTTTGGACCAGGAATTCAACAGCCTGCATGCTCAGCGCGAGTCCTGCGAGGCGTATGTCGCCAGCCAACGCGCCGACGGCTGGCTGCTCCTGGACGACCATTATGACGACGGTGGATTTTCTGGCGGCACCTTGGAGCGGCCTGCGCTCAAGCGGCTCATTGCCGACATCGAGGCACGCCGCGTCGACATCGTTGTGGTTTACAAAATCGATCGCCTCAGCCGCTCGCTGATGGACTTCGCCAAACTGGTTGAGGTGTTCGACGGGAACAGCGTCACCTTCGTCAGCGTTACGCAGGCTTTCAACACGACCACCAGCATGGGGCGGCTGACGCTCAACATCCTACTGTCGTTTGCTCAGTTCGAGCGTGAAGTGATTGGCGAGCGCATCCGCGACAAGTTTGCCGCCTCTCGTAAGAAGGGCATGTGGATGGGCGGGTACGTTCCGATGGGCTACACCGTGAAGGATCGGAAGCTCGTCATAAATAAGCCTGAAGCCGCTCTGGTGCTGTCGATCTTCGAACGCTTCGCCAAGATGGGATCTGGCACCAAGCTGGTGAGAGCGTTGGCCCTTGAGAACGCCCGCAATCGCTACGGCAAGCTTATCGACAAGGGTGCGCTGTATAAATTACTCAATAATCGGACCTACGTCGGCGAAGCCGTACACAAAGGCACAGCGTACCCCGGCGAGCATCAACCGATCATCGATCGCGCCCTGTGGGATAAAGTCCATAGCGTCCTGAAGGAAAGCCCACGTAAACGCGCTTCGGCCACGAGAATTCAATCGCCTGCTCTATTGAAGGGACTGATTTTTGGCTCCAACGGCGCGCCAATGACGCCGACACACACCCGAAAGCGCGGACGCCTTTATCGATACTACATTGCAACCAGCGCGTTGCGATCCGGCATCGCCGACAACAATCCAGTACGGCGCATTCCCGCCATCGACATCGAAAATGCTGTGGTCGAGCAAATCAAGCTGATGGTTCGCTCCCCTGAAATCATCGCCGCCACATGGCGCGCGGTTAGAAAACAAGCCGACGGTCTGACGGAGCGGCAGGTACGCGATCACCTAAACCGCTTTCTCGAGGTCTGGAATGAGCTTTTTCCGATCGAACAAGCCCGCATCGTCCAGCTACTGGTAGACCGCGTGGAGGTCTCTACGACCGGCGCCGATATCACGCTGCGAACGGAGGGCTTGGCAAGTTTGGTGCGGGACATCGGTCCGCCATCAGCTCCCACGGACCAAGCCGCATGA
- a CDS encoding DUF2924 domain-containing protein → MAEGVLAQLAAIKSAPIGALKQKWRDLFGREAPPYNRRFLENRLAYRIQELAYGGLSAETVERLEALAAEFDGKAVRGRQVSERPIAGTRLIREWKGVEHCVTVRDDDFEYQGRPYRSLSAIARAITGTRWNGLVFFGLKNQRST, encoded by the coding sequence ATGGCTGAAGGCGTTTTGGCCCAGTTGGCGGCAATAAAATCCGCCCCAATCGGCGCCCTGAAGCAAAAGTGGCGCGACCTCTTCGGTCGGGAAGCCCCACCTTATAACAGGCGGTTTCTGGAAAATCGGCTGGCCTACCGCATCCAGGAGCTGGCCTATGGCGGGCTTTCAGCGGAGACCGTTGAACGGCTGGAAGCGCTAGCCGCCGAATTCGACGGCAAAGCGGTTCGCGGACGGCAGGTATCCGAACGGCCTATCGCGGGCACCCGCCTGATCCGCGAATGGAAGGGTGTCGAGCACTGCGTCACGGTGCGAGACGACGACTTCGAATATCAGGGCCGTCCGTATCGGTCTCTGTCGGCGATTGCCCGCGCCATCACCGGCACGCGTTGGAACGGCTTGGTATTTTTCGGCCTGAAAAATCAGCGGAGTACCTAA
- a CDS encoding helix-turn-helix transcriptional regulator: MKFVADRNEACELLNEVRAAAILGLSIRTLQAWRAHRTGPRFVRAGRAIRYRRSDLSSWIDSNTIGSVPPKPERSPSQT; encoded by the coding sequence ATGAAGTTTGTGGCTGATAGAAACGAAGCGTGTGAGCTTCTGAATGAAGTCAGAGCTGCCGCAATCCTAGGTCTGTCGATTCGAACGCTGCAGGCGTGGCGCGCGCACCGCACAGGGCCACGTTTTGTGCGCGCCGGGCGCGCCATTCGCTACCGACGCAGCGACCTCAGCTCCTGGATCGATTCCAACACCATTGGATCAGTTCCGCCTAAGCCAGAGAGATCGCCTTCACAAACGTGA
- a CDS encoding protein adenylyltransferase SelO, producing the protein MAVHLPFENTYARLPDRFYARVAPTPVRSPRLIRLNTELAVDLGLDPEWLAGSQGLEALSGQRVPDAAEPIALAYAGHQFGHFVPQLGDGRAVLLGEIVDRHGVRRDVQLKGSGPTPFSRRGDGRAALGPVLREYVVSEAMNVLGIPTTRSLAAVLTGETVTRETELPGAVLTRIATSHIRVGTFQFFAARRDLEGLRLLADHVIARHYPEAARSDRRYLSLLELVTSRQADLIARWLLVGFIHGVMNTDNMSIAGETIDYGPCAFMDEYDPGKVFSSIDRQGRYAYENQPQIATWNLARLAEALLPLIDEDQQKAVQQVENVLEGFSTRFEATYSDGMRQKLGLSTVEDGDIGLAGEFLDLLATNQVDFTIAFRRLSDAADDAVANDELRGLCQNSPGFDAWWVRLRARLAREPETVKSRRMRMRAVNPAFIPRNHRIEEIIEAATVANDFAPFHEMLSILARPFDDQPDFARYQESPQPHERVCQTFCGT; encoded by the coding sequence ATGGCCGTCCACCTTCCGTTTGAAAATACATATGCGCGGCTGCCCGACCGGTTTTATGCCCGGGTTGCGCCGACACCGGTACGATCCCCCCGGCTCATCCGTCTAAACACAGAACTCGCGGTGGACCTGGGGCTTGATCCCGAGTGGCTTGCCGGTTCTCAAGGACTCGAGGCGCTGTCGGGGCAGCGGGTCCCTGATGCGGCGGAGCCGATTGCCCTGGCCTACGCCGGACATCAGTTTGGACATTTTGTGCCGCAACTCGGCGACGGTCGTGCCGTCCTGCTCGGCGAGATTGTCGATCGGCACGGCGTCCGGCGTGATGTCCAGCTCAAGGGGTCGGGGCCCACTCCGTTCTCGCGACGCGGCGACGGTCGAGCGGCGCTGGGACCAGTGCTGCGCGAATACGTTGTGAGTGAGGCAATGAACGTGTTGGGCATCCCAACCACACGCTCTCTCGCCGCCGTCCTGACCGGAGAAACGGTGACCCGGGAAACCGAACTGCCGGGAGCAGTCCTCACCCGCATAGCCACCAGCCATATCCGGGTCGGGACGTTTCAATTTTTTGCGGCACGGCGAGACCTGGAGGGCCTTCGCCTTCTCGCTGACCATGTCATCGCCCGGCACTACCCCGAAGCAGCGCGCTCCGACCGTCGCTATCTCTCGCTCCTTGAACTCGTGACGTCGCGTCAGGCGGATCTCATCGCGCGCTGGCTGCTCGTTGGCTTTATTCATGGCGTCATGAACACGGACAACATGTCGATCGCGGGAGAAACGATCGACTATGGGCCTTGCGCGTTCATGGATGAGTACGATCCAGGCAAAGTGTTCAGTTCGATTGATCGGCAGGGGCGCTATGCCTATGAAAACCAGCCGCAGATCGCAACTTGGAATCTAGCCCGTCTTGCGGAAGCCTTGTTGCCGCTCATCGATGAGGACCAGCAAAAGGCCGTGCAACAAGTCGAGAATGTGCTTGAAGGCTTTTCGACCCGCTTTGAGGCCACCTATTCGGACGGCATGCGACAAAAACTCGGGCTTTCAACTGTCGAAGATGGCGACATTGGACTAGCGGGCGAATTCCTGGATCTGCTCGCGACAAATCAGGTGGACTTCACGATCGCATTTCGTCGGTTGAGTGATGCTGCGGACGATGCCGTAGCGAACGACGAACTTCGAGGCCTGTGTCAGAATAGCCCGGGCTTTGACGCATGGTGGGTTCGACTGCGTGCACGGTTGGCGCGGGAGCCAGAAACTGTCAAAAGTCGCCGGATGAGGATGCGCGCGGTCAATCCTGCATTCATTCCGCGAAACCATCGCATCGAAGAGATCATCGAGGCCGCAACAGTCGCGAACGACTTCGCTCCATTCCATGAGATGCTATCGATTCTCGCCAGGCCGTTTGACGATCAACCTGACTTTGCCCGCTACCAAGAGTCCCCGCAGCCGCACGAACGCGTATGCCAGACATTCTGCGGGACCTGA